In Thermodesulfobacteriota bacterium, a genomic segment contains:
- a CDS encoding tetratricopeptide repeat protein — protein sequence MKILNVPIIEFFILVVIILVVACQDIKQIKSQLPNPVRDFTEKDKYTIGLRWYEYGEYDIARKYWEPLAEDGDCDAEFSLGLLYFEGRAVTKSFEKARELWTKAADHGQPQAQNALGVMYSHSEIQYSPFQCGRGCGVNKDFIMAYKWLGLASESGSPREENQAKKLIDKIRQEMTPEQISAGDGLIKKWEPEPSLCIPRRDL from the coding sequence GTGAAAATTTTAAATGTGCCAATTATAGAGTTCTTTATTCTTGTTGTGATTATTCTTGTGGTGGCCTGTCAGGATATAAAACAGATAAAGAGCCAGTTGCCAAATCCGGTGCGAGATTTTACGGAAAAAGATAAGTACACAATAGGTCTCCGTTGGTACGAGTATGGTGAGTATGATATTGCGCGTAAATACTGGGAACCACTTGCGGAGGATGGGGATTGCGATGCGGAATTTAGCTTGGGGTTGCTTTATTTCGAGGGAAGGGCAGTAACTAAGAGCTTTGAAAAGGCGAGAGAGTTGTGGACTAAGGCCGCTGATCACGGCCAACCTCAGGCTCAAAATGCGCTAGGGGTGATGTATTCACACAGTGAAATACAATACTCGCCCTTTCAATGTGGAAGAGGATGTGGTGTGAATAAGGATTTTATAATGGCTTATAAGTGGTTAGGTTTAGCAAGCGAATCGGGTTCTCCTCGCGAAGAGAATCAGGCCAAAAAGTTAATTGACAAAATAAGGCAAGAGATGACGCCAGAGCAGATTAGCGCGGGTGATGGGTTGATCAAGAAATGGGAGCCGGAACCCTCACTGTGCATTCCAAGGAGGGATTTGTGA
- a CDS encoding redoxin domain-containing protein gives MYVQKGKVRMPDLNSGKWINSKEITKDELAGNVVLIDFWDYTCVNCIRTLPYIREWYKRYKDKGLEIIGVHAPEFTFSKTEENVIKGIEELEIKYPVVMDNDYKIWQAFANRYWPSKYLIDKDGYFRYAHFGEGNYIETELAIQMLLKEIDPDVDLPDPMKPVRNMDTPGIHCYRVSPELYFGHSRGKLGNIEEAKKDEAQEFKSPDITQEDTIYVEGKWISSSEYMVPALIDSSEKAHIYLKYTSSEVNLVINPKKEKGFKVFILQDNKHLDPENAGDDVEYDSNGESYIVASDPKMYNLIKNKTAGSHLLHLSTNSNGFSAYAFTFISCVI, from the coding sequence ATGTATGTACAAAAGGGAAAGGTCAGGATGCCCGATCTCAACAGCGGCAAATGGATAAACTCAAAGGAAATCACTAAAGATGAGCTGGCAGGGAACGTAGTACTAATAGACTTCTGGGATTATACATGTGTGAACTGTATAAGGACCCTTCCATATATTAGAGAATGGTACAAAAGATATAAGGATAAAGGCTTGGAGATTATTGGTGTGCACGCCCCCGAATTTACATTCTCAAAGACTGAAGAGAATGTAATAAAGGGCATCGAGGAATTGGAAATTAAGTATCCTGTAGTGATGGATAACGATTACAAGATCTGGCAAGCATTCGCAAACCGTTATTGGCCATCAAAGTATCTCATTGATAAAGATGGCTATTTCCGGTATGCACACTTTGGTGAGGGAAATTATATTGAGACAGAACTTGCAATTCAGATGCTCCTTAAGGAGATCGATCCGGATGTCGATCTTCCGGATCCTATGAAGCCGGTGAGAAATATGGACACCCCGGGTATTCACTGCTACAGGGTAAGTCCTGAACTATATTTCGGTCACAGCCGTGGAAAACTCGGAAATATCGAAGAAGCAAAGAAAGACGAAGCGCAGGAATTTAAAAGCCCGGACATTACACAGGAAGATACAATATATGTTGAGGGCAAATGGATTAGCTCTTCTGAATACATGGTCCCTGCCTTAATTGATTCGTCGGAGAAGGCGCACATATACTTAAAATACACCTCTTCAGAAGTAAACCTCGTAATCAACCCCAAAAAGGAAAAGGGCTTTAAGGTTTTTATTTTGCAAGATAATAAACATCTCGACCCTGAGAATGCGGGTGATGACGTGGAGTATGACTCCAATGGTGAAAGCTATATCGTTGCAAGTGATCCAAAAATGTATAACCTGATAAAAAATAAAACTGCTGGCTCACATCTGCTCCACCTGTCAACTAATTCCAATGGATTTTCAGCATATGCCTTTACCTTCATAAGCTGTGTAATCTGA
- a CDS encoding surface-adhesin E family protein, translating into MRQVSSIKILFLIVSISFFACASRPVEENHFELVKTARADEKSYGIWYFVTKVEKDRKFRVYVAKESISIENDERRSWSKLLFDQDQTDEDGTKYKEVYIYSTVNCSNRTYSYKSARFYSSLGELVFSEKISQEPVPIMPDSVSDHVAKFVCAYSEDK; encoded by the coding sequence ATGCGACAGGTATCCTCTATTAAAATTCTATTTCTAATCGTGTCCATTTCTTTTTTCGCTTGCGCTAGCAGGCCCGTGGAGGAAAATCATTTCGAGCTTGTTAAAACAGCTAGAGCGGATGAAAAGAGCTATGGTATATGGTATTTCGTAACAAAGGTGGAAAAGGATAGAAAATTCAGGGTGTACGTTGCGAAAGAGAGCATTTCAATAGAGAATGATGAAAGGCGATCCTGGAGCAAGCTCCTATTTGATCAGGATCAAACTGATGAGGATGGAACTAAATACAAAGAGGTTTATATCTATTCAACTGTAAATTGCTCCAACAGAACATATTCATATAAATCAGCCCGGTTCTATAGCTCACTAGGTGAATTAGTTTTCAGTGAGAAAATATCTCAAGAGCCTGTACCCATAATGCCTGACAGTGTAAGCGATCACGTAGCAAAATTTGTCTGTGCTTATTCAGAAGATAAATAA